One Acutalibacter muris DNA window includes the following coding sequences:
- a CDS encoding 5-bromo-4-chloroindolyl phosphate hydrolysis family protein: protein MEPYSRDAFPNRKETGMNQNQRPVEKEYRSSQMYKTLTGAGIPAADKLAEGLGKAAAGLDNALNTVAPAVKSAAQSVRQAQSQAQQAQQAQRPGENDGSYHYTYRYQGKAAPSGGATTQTKPPQANPPQNHHPQPGQQQPLRPGQPGWGWNNNVHPPKGVTPAPPPKMPQAGRGFQPGGNVPMKVVRRGSPAKYYITGVAAIIYAMNFQMMEIPQWAVFALVMALIFFLSGTLFRGKKEFVPIETPKPVPEPKPEPEAKKEPEPEKKSQTGNPEVDKIIDEGHGYLRQLRAANDAIPDEALSADIDRMERASADIFNYIAKHPQKAPQIRKFMSYYLPTTLKLLNSYEQLSKQSVKGENITSTMFNIAGMMHTVADAFEKQLDSLFTDEAMDISADITVFETMLKQEGFVEEKKGTKLG, encoded by the coding sequence ATGGAGCCATATTCAAGAGATGCGTTTCCAAACCGAAAGGAGACCGGGATGAACCAGAACCAGAGACCTGTAGAAAAAGAGTACCGCTCCTCACAGATGTATAAGACCCTGACAGGCGCCGGGATACCCGCCGCTGACAAGCTGGCCGAGGGCCTGGGCAAGGCTGCGGCGGGGCTGGACAACGCGCTGAACACGGTTGCCCCGGCGGTGAAGTCCGCCGCCCAGAGCGTGCGGCAGGCCCAGAGCCAGGCCCAGCAAGCCCAACAGGCACAGCGGCCCGGTGAAAACGACGGCAGCTATCACTATACTTACCGCTATCAGGGGAAGGCCGCGCCCTCAGGCGGGGCGACCACACAGACCAAGCCGCCCCAGGCTAACCCGCCCCAGAACCACCACCCACAGCCGGGACAGCAGCAGCCCCTGCGCCCAGGCCAGCCCGGCTGGGGCTGGAACAACAACGTACACCCCCCAAAGGGGGTGACTCCCGCCCCGCCGCCTAAGATGCCCCAGGCAGGACGCGGCTTCCAGCCGGGCGGGAACGTCCCCATGAAGGTGGTGCGCAGGGGTAGCCCGGCAAAATACTATATTACGGGCGTGGCGGCTATTATATACGCTATGAACTTCCAAATGATGGAGATACCGCAGTGGGCGGTGTTCGCCCTGGTGATGGCGCTTATCTTTTTTCTGTCCGGGACCTTGTTCAGAGGAAAAAAGGAGTTTGTGCCCATAGAAACACCGAAGCCTGTCCCGGAGCCCAAGCCCGAGCCCGAAGCCAAGAAGGAGCCCGAGCCCGAGAAGAAGTCCCAGACCGGCAACCCCGAAGTGGATAAGATAATCGACGAGGGCCACGGCTACTTAAGGCAGCTGCGGGCAGCTAACGACGCCATCCCCGACGAGGCCCTCTCCGCCGACATCGACCGCATGGAGCGGGCTTCGGCGGACATCTTCAACTATATCGCAAAGCACCCGCAGAAGGCCCCGCAGATACGCAAGTTCATGAGCTACTATCTGCCCACCACGTTAAAGCTCCTTAACAGCTATGAGCAGCTTTCAAAGCAGTCCGTGAAGGGGGAGAACATCACCTCCACCATGTTCAATATCGCCGGCATGATGCACACCGTGGCCGACGCTTTCGAGAAGCAGCTGGACTCCCTGTTTACCGACGAGGCTATGGATATCTCGGCGGATATTACAGTGTTTGAGACCATGCTCAAGCAGGAGGGGTTCGTGGAGGAGAAAAAGGGGACGAAGCTGGGGTAG
- a CDS encoding toxic anion resistance protein, whose product MENEIKLTLEQEAPAAPTLTLEGAEPEEPQAQEGAKPTTLDESILSPEEQKMVDDFSQKINLQNSTMVMQYGSAAQRKIANFSDTALNNVRTKDLGEVGDQISNLVVELKGFDIDEEERRGFFGRFKNTGNKIIAMKSRYDSAETNVNKIAAALEKHQVQLMKDVVMLDQLYSMNLNYHKELTMYIIAGKKKLQQERATTLEQMKQKAKQTGLAEDAQAANDFAQQCDSFEKKLHDLELTRMVSVQMSPQIRLVQNNDKLMSDKIQSTLVNTIPLWKSQMVLALGLAHSEQAVRAQKEVTDMTNELLRKNADKLKMSTIETARETERGVVDMETLRHTNLSLIQTLDEVVKIQDEGRAKRRAAEAEIGRLEGELKQKLLDIHT is encoded by the coding sequence ATGGAAAACGAGATAAAGCTTACCCTTGAGCAGGAGGCCCCGGCGGCCCCTACCCTGACCCTGGAGGGAGCGGAGCCCGAGGAGCCCCAGGCCCAGGAGGGGGCGAAGCCCACCACCCTGGACGAGAGTATTTTAAGCCCCGAGGAGCAGAAGATGGTGGACGACTTCTCCCAGAAGATCAATCTGCAAAACAGCACCATGGTCATGCAGTACGGCTCTGCAGCCCAGCGGAAGATAGCCAACTTCTCCGACACGGCCCTCAACAATGTGCGCACCAAGGACCTGGGGGAGGTGGGCGACCAGATATCCAACCTTGTGGTGGAGCTCAAGGGCTTTGACATCGACGAGGAGGAGAGGAGGGGCTTTTTCGGGCGCTTTAAGAACACCGGCAACAAGATAATCGCCATGAAGTCCCGTTACGACAGCGCCGAGACCAACGTGAACAAGATAGCCGCGGCCCTTGAGAAGCACCAGGTACAGCTGATGAAGGACGTGGTGATGCTGGACCAGCTCTACTCCATGAACCTCAATTACCACAAGGAGCTGACCATGTATATCATAGCGGGCAAGAAGAAGCTTCAGCAGGAGCGGGCCACTACCCTTGAGCAGATGAAGCAGAAGGCGAAACAGACCGGTCTTGCCGAGGACGCCCAGGCGGCCAACGACTTTGCCCAGCAGTGCGACAGCTTCGAGAAGAAGCTCCACGACCTGGAGCTGACTCGGATGGTGAGCGTGCAGATGTCCCCACAGATACGCTTGGTGCAGAATAATGACAAGCTCATGAGCGACAAGATACAGTCCACCCTTGTAAACACCATCCCACTTTGGAAGAGCCAGATGGTGCTGGCTTTGGGCCTTGCCCACTCAGAGCAGGCCGTGCGGGCCCAGAAGGAGGTCACCGACATGACCAACGAGCTCCTTCGCAAAAACGCCGACAAGCTGAAGATGAGCACCATTGAAACCGCCCGGGAGACCGAGCGGGGCGTTGTGGACATGGAGACCCTGCGCCACACCAACCTCTCCCTTATCCAGACCCTGGACGAGGTGGTGAAAATACAGGACGAGGGCAGGGCCAAGCGCCGCGCCGCCGAAGCCGAGATAGGCCGGCTTGAGGGCGAGCTGAAGCAGAAGCTTCTTGACATACACACCTGA
- a CDS encoding 1-phosphofructokinase family hexose kinase gives MIYTVTLNPALDCFVRPDEFLPGGVCRYDSARFLPGGKGVNVSLLLKSLGAETVAAGITAGFTGRELTALLGRAGCPADFMELHKGLTRVNIKILPKGRPETALNGGGPEIALGDLRPLEDRLARLQKGDLLVLAGSVPGSLPEEVYARLMGAAPRGVETVVDTSGPALIEAVRKGPFLIKPNLEELGEVFGERLEGTEAAIAHARRLQELGARNVAVTLGGGGALLLTEEGRLLERAALPGREVSSVGAGDSFVAGFLYGYIKERDMDKALDWAVCAGAATAFSEGIAQGEQVETLYRRHFLIEN, from the coding sequence TTGATATATACCGTTACCTTGAACCCGGCCCTGGATTGCTTTGTGCGGCCTGATGAGTTTTTACCCGGCGGGGTGTGCCGGTATGACAGCGCCCGGTTCCTGCCCGGGGGAAAGGGCGTGAACGTGTCGCTGCTGCTTAAAAGCCTGGGAGCAGAGACCGTGGCCGCCGGCATAACGGCGGGCTTTACCGGCCGGGAGCTTACAGCTCTGCTGGGGAGAGCGGGCTGTCCGGCGGACTTTATGGAGCTTCATAAGGGTCTGACCCGGGTGAATATAAAGATACTGCCAAAGGGCCGGCCCGAGACGGCCCTGAACGGAGGCGGGCCGGAGATTGCCCTTGGGGATCTCCGACCGCTGGAGGACAGGCTGGCCCGCCTTCAAAAGGGTGACCTCCTGGTGCTTGCGGGCAGCGTGCCGGGCTCTCTGCCGGAGGAGGTTTACGCCCGGCTTATGGGGGCCGCGCCGAGGGGAGTGGAAACGGTGGTGGACACCTCGGGCCCGGCGCTCATAGAGGCCGTCCGAAAGGGACCGTTCCTAATAAAGCCCAACCTGGAGGAACTGGGGGAGGTCTTTGGGGAAAGGCTGGAGGGCACGGAGGCGGCAATAGCCCACGCCCGGCGGCTGCAAGAGCTCGGAGCCCGGAATGTGGCCGTCACCCTGGGCGGCGGCGGAGCCCTGCTGCTGACAGAGGAGGGCAGGCTCCTTGAGCGGGCCGCGCTGCCGGGGCGGGAGGTCTCCTCCGTGGGCGCGGGGGATTCCTTCGTGGCGGGCTTTCTGTACGGCTATATTAAGGAGCGGGACATGGACAAGGCCCTGGACTGGGCTGTATGCGCGGGGGCGGCCACGGCGTTCTCCGAGGGCATTGCGCAGGGGGAGCAGGTGGAGACGCTATATAGGCGGCATTTCTTAATAGAAAATTAA